A stretch of the Leptolyngbya sp. FACHB-261 genome encodes the following:
- a CDS encoding glycosyltransferase family 2 protein, with the protein MFGVTVNHFHKQNYPASVKKSTEFSLALLKNCPEVTSIILVDGSTEQDLELKNYCESLGVIYKHAGRLMSFAEAYNYGASFLKEDWITTMASDIYVYPDTFSKFKEFIEKHKHLSIGCLIPYLSTSDFPVQQTSQTARRHNCYASVMTFNLNIFPKHVFKSIGGLSTKYTGNFNDIKASLELQRLGLEIFLVDVYVQHYGSLTLRHGSNASSSQHDKERFYLEHPELTCEGGLWNLRLDYFFRSPIIKYIYRLSSNIRNRNVRERLIGLGGWVYRFVPRLQRIDS; encoded by the coding sequence ATGTTTGGTGTCACTGTAAACCACTTCCATAAGCAAAATTACCCTGCATCAGTTAAGAAGTCTACAGAATTCTCACTAGCACTCCTAAAAAATTGCCCAGAGGTGACCTCAATAATTCTGGTGGATGGCTCAACCGAACAAGATTTAGAATTGAAAAATTACTGTGAATCTCTAGGTGTAATTTACAAACATGCTGGGAGGTTAATGTCATTCGCAGAGGCCTATAATTATGGAGCAAGCTTCTTAAAAGAGGACTGGATTACTACAATGGCATCTGATATTTACGTTTATCCGGACACCTTTTCCAAGTTCAAAGAGTTCATAGAAAAGCATAAGCACCTAAGTATTGGATGCCTGATTCCATATTTATCGACAAGTGATTTTCCAGTACAACAAACCTCCCAAACAGCTAGAAGGCACAACTGTTATGCTTCTGTAATGACCTTTAATCTGAACATATTTCCAAAGCATGTATTCAAAAGTATTGGAGGTTTGTCCACAAAATACACTGGTAACTTCAATGACATCAAGGCAAGTTTAGAGTTGCAGAGGCTAGGCCTGGAGATTTTTCTTGTAGATGTATATGTACAGCATTATGGGAGTTTGACGCTCCGCCATGGCAGTAATGCCAGCAGTAGTCAACATGACAAAGAAAGATTTTACCTAGAGCATCCTGAGCTTACGTGTGAAGGCGGACTTTGGAATTTAAGACTTGACTATTTTTTCCGCAGCCCTATTATTAAATATATATATCGTCTTTCTAGTAATATTCGAAATCGAAATGTTAGGGAGAGATTGATAGGACTTGGAGGGTGGGTGTATAGATTTGTTCCTAGGCTTCAGCGAATTGATTCTTAG
- a CDS encoding oligosaccharide flippase family protein, producing the protein MSSFLTKAVKNSTWTGIGSLGTAILGFLFAGTTIRWLGEAEAGFAIAISTIAGINNTFSGLGLGAAATRVISRAYAENDTETIKKVTGVCFSVSLAFGLLGFLLFTGGASAIVGWAKYEGDPTKGQWYCILAGLFFLFSQISNYFIILLTSIQRFDWEAKLVLAFNLANGLGGLILLRMFPSILTIGFTLTTVSAIQALSGGLIVAKLFGFYSLPSWHKATFLELWSFGRWMYLTQIMGSLANGLDKVFLVSLFGSASLPFYTFAQRIYQTVHTTLVSQAKYLFPMLAAQGKEIDIVAERTEERLCWFISLIASLIYSGLIIAGPALMTVIVNIQFARNAAFQLFIFSCVGYIQAYSIVPFFFGLSKGDAKGNWIYQTITGVGILPLIILSSLVLGFKYAVLGNLMILVGVIYLARRGKAKVDWQTFMFQLVSPLYSSLLIMGLACVIHLVLTLQNATVITQFVAMGAFYLLVLFSIARLEQKYLGGRHRLETLGRALSLILSKLGLPSEFFLRILGIPVLSK; encoded by the coding sequence ATGAGTAGTTTTCTCACTAAAGCTGTTAAAAATTCTACATGGACAGGAATTGGATCACTTGGTACCGCGATTCTAGGTTTTCTATTCGCAGGTACCACTATCCGCTGGTTGGGAGAGGCAGAGGCAGGGTTTGCCATTGCTATTAGCACCATTGCTGGAATTAACAATACTTTTAGTGGCTTAGGTTTAGGTGCTGCTGCTACTCGAGTTATCAGTAGAGCTTATGCTGAAAACGATACCGAAACGATAAAAAAAGTGACTGGCGTTTGTTTCTCAGTATCACTTGCTTTTGGTCTTTTAGGGTTTCTTTTATTTACTGGAGGTGCCTCAGCCATCGTGGGTTGGGCAAAGTATGAGGGCGATCCTACCAAAGGGCAATGGTATTGCATCTTAGCTGGTTTATTCTTTCTCTTTAGTCAAATCTCAAACTACTTCATCATTTTACTGACCTCTATACAACGCTTTGATTGGGAGGCCAAGCTTGTTCTTGCTTTTAATTTAGCGAATGGGCTGGGTGGACTCATCTTACTCAGAATGTTTCCCAGTATTCTTACAATCGGCTTCACCTTAACCACAGTGTCTGCTATTCAAGCGTTGTCAGGGGGGCTGATCGTTGCGAAGTTATTTGGTTTTTATTCATTACCCTCTTGGCACAAGGCAACATTTTTAGAGCTTTGGTCTTTTGGACGCTGGATGTATTTAACTCAAATCATGGGTTCGCTGGCGAATGGACTAGACAAAGTTTTTCTAGTCTCCTTATTTGGTAGTGCCTCTTTGCCCTTTTATACCTTTGCTCAGAGAATCTATCAGACTGTTCATACTACGCTGGTGAGCCAAGCGAAATACTTGTTCCCCATGCTTGCAGCACAGGGAAAAGAGATTGATATAGTTGCTGAGAGAACCGAGGAGCGCTTGTGTTGGTTCATTAGCTTAATCGCTAGCCTTATCTACTCGGGGCTAATTATTGCTGGACCAGCTCTAATGACCGTTATTGTTAACATCCAGTTTGCTAGAAATGCTGCATTCCAACTGTTTATTTTCTCTTGCGTTGGCTACATTCAAGCTTATTCAATCGTGCCATTCTTCTTTGGTTTAAGCAAAGGTGACGCAAAGGGAAATTGGATATACCAAACTATCACCGGGGTTGGAATTCTTCCTCTTATAATCCTGTCGTCTCTTGTACTTGGCTTTAAGTATGCGGTCCTTGGAAATTTAATGATCTTAGTAGGGGTTATTTATCTTGCTCGACGTGGCAAAGCCAAAGTAGATTGGCAAACTTTCATGTTCCAGTTAGTCAGTCCTCTGTATTCATCCCTGCTGATAATGGGTCTAGCATGTGTAATACATCTTGTTCTAACTCTTCAGAACGCCACTGTTATTACACAGTTTGTGGCAATGGGGGCTTTTTATCTGCTGGTACTATTCTCAATTGCCCGTCTCGAACAGAAGTATCTAGGTGGAAGACATCGATTAGAAACGCTTGGGCGTGCTCTATCCTTGATTCTATCCAAGTTAGGACTCCCCAGCGAGTTTTTCTTGCGTATACTTGGCATTCCAGTTTTAAGTAAGTAG